A genomic window from Terriglobia bacterium includes:
- a CDS encoding M20/M25/M40 family metallo-hydrolase, protein MPARTAPLNRGAASASAESLALQSHIRAALDWFVPNLSWINEEQARITAVAAPPFQEAGRAAAMKAALSAAGLQVHIDPAGNVIGELRGSSERELVMLSAHLDTVFPPGTDVRVRREKSRLLAPGISDNGTGLAALVALARALHGAHVRPQRTILFVANVGEEGEGNLRGMRALVDAYPGRLKAVLVLDGAGTEHVSTKALASRRIEVAVTGPGGHSWSDFGLPNPINALIRGSVRFINTRVPGSPRTTFNLGEIQGGTSVNSIPHEARLKVDIRSESEEEIVRLEVALRECIAAGIRDELQAATRPGKLDWKLNVLGSRPGGEARPDSPLLAALRSADEFLGNESRIERSSTDANIPLSEGIDAISIGAGGSGGGAHSLQEWYDPDARELGLKRALLTLLGVSGVAPEKTK, encoded by the coding sequence ATGCCGGCTCGCACCGCTCCTCTCAACCGGGGTGCCGCCTCCGCTTCGGCGGAGTCGCTCGCCCTGCAATCGCACATCCGCGCGGCCCTCGACTGGTTTGTCCCCAATCTCTCCTGGATCAATGAGGAGCAGGCGCGCATCACCGCCGTTGCCGCGCCGCCCTTCCAGGAGGCCGGGCGTGCTGCCGCAATGAAGGCCGCGCTTTCCGCTGCCGGATTGCAGGTGCACATCGATCCCGCCGGTAACGTCATCGGCGAGCTGCGCGGCTCGAGCGAGCGCGAGCTGGTCATGCTCTCCGCGCATCTCGACACGGTCTTTCCTCCCGGCACCGACGTCCGCGTGCGCCGTGAGAAATCCCGCCTGCTGGCTCCTGGCATCTCCGACAACGGCACGGGGCTCGCCGCGCTGGTGGCCCTCGCCCGCGCCCTGCATGGCGCCCACGTGCGCCCGCAGCGCACCATTCTCTTTGTCGCCAACGTTGGGGAAGAAGGCGAAGGCAATCTCCGCGGCATGCGCGCCCTCGTGGACGCCTACCCCGGGCGCCTCAAAGCCGTCCTCGTCCTGGATGGCGCCGGCACCGAGCACGTCAGCACCAAGGCCCTGGCTTCCCGTCGCATCGAAGTCGCCGTCACCGGCCCGGGCGGCCACAGTTGGTCGGATTTCGGCCTCCCCAATCCCATCAACGCTCTCATCCGCGGCTCCGTGCGCTTCATCAACACTCGCGTCCCCGGGAGCCCCCGCACCACCTTCAACCTCGGTGAAATCCAGGGCGGCACCTCCGTCAACTCCATTCCCCACGAGGCCCGGCTGAAAGTGGACATCCGCTCCGAGAGCGAGGAAGAAATCGTGCGTCTGGAAGTGGCCCTGCGCGAGTGCATTGCCGCCGGCATTCGCGACGAACTGCAGGCCGCCACACGCCCCGGCAAGCTCGACTGGAAACTGAACGTGCTCGGCAGCCGCCCGGGCGGCGAAGCCCGCCCGGATTCGCCCCTGCTCGCCGCTCTGCGCTCCGCCGACGAGTTCCTCGGCAATGAATCGCGCATCGAGCGCTCCTCCACCGACGCCAACATTCCGCTCTCCGAAGGCATTGACGCCATTTCCATCGGCGCCGGCGGCTCCGGCGGCGGCGCGCATTCCCTGCAGGAATGGTACGACCCGGACGCGCGCGAACTCGGCCTCAAGCGCGCCCTCCTGACGCTCCTCGGCGTTTCCGGCGTGGCCCCGGAGAAAACGAAGTGA
- a CDS encoding 2-isopropylmalate synthase yields the protein MPQNDLSREDLIYDWNTVVPPAIPPGTRVLLNDETLRDGLQNPSVHDPSIAEKIEILHLMEALGLDAVNIGLPGAGPRAVEHTEALAREIATNRMRIRPNCAARTLENDIRPIAEISQRVGIALEAATFLGSSPIRRLVEDWTVDHLQRTTEKAVRFAVAEGLPSMYVTEDTMRTDPGTVKRLYGTAISCGARAIVLCDTVGHATPQGAYNLVKFAVEEIVKPSGEAIRVDWHGHCDRGLAIANSLAAVAAGAQQVHAAANSLGERVGNTPMELMLVNLRLMGLIDRDLSRLKEYCEKVARATHTTIPPNYPVVGRDAFRTATGVHAAAIVKAYRKNDPMLADSIYSGVPAHLFGLDQVVEIGPMSGKSNVLFWLEKHHIPAGDDLVNRIFDAAKQSPRVLTDGEILALCSETARN from the coding sequence ATGCCGCAAAATGATCTGTCCCGGGAAGACCTGATCTACGATTGGAATACCGTCGTCCCGCCGGCCATCCCGCCCGGCACGCGCGTCCTCCTCAACGATGAAACCCTGCGCGACGGCCTGCAGAACCCCTCCGTCCACGACCCCAGCATCGCGGAAAAAATCGAAATCCTGCACCTCATGGAAGCCCTCGGCCTCGACGCCGTGAACATCGGCCTCCCCGGCGCCGGGCCCCGCGCCGTCGAGCACACCGAAGCCCTGGCCCGCGAGATCGCCACCAACCGCATGCGCATCCGCCCCAACTGCGCCGCGCGCACCCTCGAAAATGACATCCGCCCCATCGCCGAAATCTCCCAGCGCGTGGGCATCGCCCTCGAAGCCGCCACCTTCCTCGGTTCCAGCCCCATCCGCCGCCTGGTTGAAGACTGGACCGTCGATCACCTCCAGCGCACCACCGAAAAAGCCGTGCGCTTCGCCGTAGCCGAAGGCTTGCCCTCCATGTACGTCACCGAAGACACCATGCGCACCGATCCCGGCACGGTCAAGCGCCTCTACGGGACCGCTATTTCCTGCGGCGCGCGCGCCATCGTTCTTTGCGACACCGTCGGCCACGCTACTCCCCAGGGCGCCTACAATCTCGTCAAGTTCGCCGTCGAGGAAATCGTCAAGCCTTCCGGCGAAGCGATCCGCGTGGACTGGCACGGCCATTGCGACCGTGGCCTGGCCATCGCCAATTCGCTCGCCGCCGTTGCAGCCGGCGCGCAGCAGGTCCACGCCGCCGCCAACTCCCTCGGCGAGCGCGTCGGCAATACCCCCATGGAGCTGATGCTTGTCAATCTCCGCCTCATGGGCCTCATCGACCGCGACCTCTCCCGCCTCAAGGAGTACTGCGAGAAAGTCGCCCGCGCCACGCATACCACCATCCCCCCGAACTATCCCGTCGTCGGCCGCGACGCTTTCCGCACCGCCACCGGCGTTCACGCTGCGGCCATCGTCAAGGCCTACCGCAAGAACGATCCAATGCTCGCCGACTCCATCTACAGCGGCGTTCCCGCGCATCTCTTCGGCCTCGACCAGGTTGTCGAAATCGGCCCTATGAGCGGCAAGTCCAACGTCCTGTTCTGGCTCGAGAAGCACCACATCCCGGCCGGCGACGACCTGGTCAACCGCATCTTCGACGCCGCCAAGCAGTCGCCGCGGGTCTTGACCGACGGCGAGATCCTGGCTCTGTGCTCCGAAACGGCCCGCAATTGA
- a CDS encoding aldehyde dehydrogenase family protein, with amino-acid sequence MAAPAIPAELLDSLNPATGEVAGQFVKTPAALLPGLFGHARAAQSVWAQRPIAERCAFLKEFAAQLFAQRAALAALVVRETGKPRVEALFADLFVSLDTANYYAANAPAMLRSESVAHHSLAAKAKSGRLEFEPYGVLGIVSSWNYPLAIPIGQIIPAVAAGNAVVCKTSEFTPACGQAIAGLFRDSGFPDGVVSIVQGGGEVGQALIAAGPDKVIFTGSVATGRRVAEACATRLIPSVLELGGKDAMLVLADADLDIAASGAVWGGFTNCGQVCLSVERIFVEQSVSEEFARLCAEKARRLRLGPGSDPDTDVGPLIRAQHVQRVHDLVQDAVDRGARLLAGGRPRPDLGPCFYEPTVLLDADATMRVFQEETFGPILAIQAVRDAGEAVARANDSPFALAASVWTADARRGREIARRLRAGAVMVNDVISGFAIAEAPHGGCGASGWGRTHSRYGLLEMVRLKYVDTDLLPGRAKPWWYRYGADLERAADAFLQFQFGRGVAVRLRHARAALKTMFRNHGM; translated from the coding sequence ATGGCTGCCCCTGCGATTCCGGCGGAGCTTTTGGACTCCTTAAACCCCGCCACCGGCGAAGTTGCCGGGCAGTTTGTGAAGACCCCGGCCGCGCTCCTGCCCGGCCTCTTCGGACACGCCCGCGCAGCGCAGTCCGTCTGGGCCCAGCGCCCCATTGCCGAGCGCTGCGCGTTCCTCAAGGAATTCGCCGCGCAACTCTTCGCCCAGCGCGCCGCGCTCGCCGCTCTCGTCGTCCGCGAAACCGGCAAGCCCCGCGTCGAAGCCCTGTTCGCCGACCTCTTCGTCTCCCTCGATACCGCGAACTACTACGCCGCCAACGCCCCCGCCATGCTGCGCTCCGAATCCGTCGCCCACCACAGCCTCGCCGCCAAGGCCAAATCCGGCCGCCTCGAGTTCGAGCCCTACGGCGTTCTCGGCATTGTCAGCTCCTGGAATTACCCCCTGGCCATTCCCATCGGGCAGATCATTCCCGCCGTCGCCGCCGGCAACGCCGTCGTCTGCAAGACCAGCGAGTTCACTCCCGCCTGTGGCCAGGCCATCGCCGGCCTCTTCCGCGACTCCGGTTTTCCCGACGGCGTCGTCAGCATCGTCCAGGGCGGCGGGGAAGTGGGCCAGGCGCTCATCGCCGCCGGCCCGGACAAAGTCATCTTCACCGGCAGCGTGGCCACTGGCCGCCGCGTGGCTGAGGCCTGCGCCACGCGTCTCATTCCCTCCGTGTTGGAGCTGGGCGGCAAGGATGCCATGCTCGTCCTCGCCGATGCCGATTTGGACATCGCCGCCAGCGGTGCCGTCTGGGGCGGCTTCACCAATTGCGGTCAGGTCTGCCTCTCCGTCGAGCGCATTTTCGTGGAACAGTCCGTCAGCGAAGAGTTCGCCCGCCTCTGCGCCGAAAAAGCCCGCCGCCTGCGCCTCGGCCCGGGGAGCGACCCGGACACCGATGTCGGCCCGCTCATCCGCGCGCAGCACGTCCAGCGCGTCCACGACCTGGTCCAGGACGCCGTAGACCGCGGCGCACGCCTCCTCGCCGGCGGCCGCCCCCGCCCCGATCTCGGCCCCTGCTTCTACGAGCCCACCGTCCTCCTGGATGCCGACGCCACGATGCGCGTCTTTCAGGAAGAGACCTTCGGCCCCATCCTGGCCATTCAGGCCGTGCGCGACGCCGGCGAAGCCGTGGCCCGCGCCAACGACTCGCCCTTCGCCCTTGCCGCCAGTGTCTGGACCGCCGATGCCCGCCGTGGCCGCGAGATCGCCCGCCGCCTCCGCGCCGGCGCGGTCATGGTCAACGACGTCATCAGCGGCTTCGCCATTGCTGAGGCCCCGCACGGCGGCTGCGGCGCCAGCGGCTGGGGCCGCACGCACTCCCGCTACGGCCTGCTCGAAATGGTGCGCCTGAAATATGTGGACACGGACCTGCTCCCCGGCCGCGCCAAGCCCTGGTGGTATCGTTATGGCGCGGATCTGGAGCGCGCCGCCGACGCTTTCTTGCAATTTCAGTTTGGCCGCGGTGTTGCCGTGCGCCTGCGTCACGCTCGTGCTGCGCTCAAAACCATGTTCCGCAACCACGGCATGTAG
- the truA gene encoding tRNA pseudouridine(38-40) synthase TruA codes for MRYFKLTIAYDGTGFHGWQNQPHKPTLQGAITEVLNRLTLERIALHGAGRTDAGVHALGQVAHFETRSSLGAAEFQRACNALLPPVIRIVAAEEVGPAFHARYDAIGKTYRYRIYRGRVVPPTHWRYVLHYPFPLDEARMAEAAVRYVGIHDFASFAASTGSEEDDRERETLREIFSAELKRAADPEELHFTVRGKSFLRYMVRKMAGTLLDIGRGKLQLADIDRLYELRDRSKSGPTVPPQGLWMVEVAYPEPWRITGPASVS; via the coding sequence ATGCGCTACTTCAAGCTGACCATCGCCTACGACGGCACCGGCTTTCACGGCTGGCAAAACCAGCCCCACAAGCCCACCCTTCAGGGCGCCATCACCGAGGTTCTCAACCGTCTCACCCTGGAGCGCATCGCCCTCCACGGCGCGGGGCGCACCGATGCCGGCGTCCACGCTCTCGGACAGGTGGCGCACTTCGAGACCCGCTCCAGCCTGGGCGCCGCCGAGTTCCAGCGCGCCTGCAACGCCCTCCTCCCCCCAGTCATTCGCATCGTCGCTGCCGAAGAAGTCGGCCCGGCTTTCCACGCCCGCTATGACGCCATCGGCAAGACCTACCGCTACCGCATTTACCGCGGCCGCGTCGTCCCGCCTACCCACTGGCGCTACGTCCTGCACTATCCCTTTCCGCTCGACGAAGCGCGCATGGCCGAGGCCGCTGTCCGCTACGTCGGCATCCACGATTTCGCGTCCTTCGCCGCCTCCACCGGTTCCGAGGAGGACGACCGCGAGCGCGAGACCTTGCGCGAAATCTTTTCCGCCGAACTGAAGCGTGCCGCTGACCCCGAAGAGCTGCACTTCACCGTGCGCGGGAAATCCTTCCTCCGCTACATGGTTCGCAAGATGGCCGGAACCCTGCTCGATATTGGCCGCGGCAAACTCCAGCTCGCGGACATCGACCGCCTCTACGAGTTGCGCGACCGCTCCAAGTCCGGGCCCACCGTTCCCCCGCAGGGCCTGTGGATGGTCGAAGTCGCCTATCCCGAGCCCTGGCGTATTACGGGCCCCGCATCTGTGTCTTGA
- the pyrE gene encoding orotate phosphoribosyltransferase translates to MDSGEQFLKLFESAGAIRRGHFELSSGLHSAMYVQCALVLQYPRYAERLGAALATCFAQDRVEAVVSPAMGGVIIGQEVARALPAPPGDSGGGTPALFVERDAGGSMSLRRGFSLNPGQRVLVVEDVWTTGGSTLETIRVVQEAGGVVVAVGALIDRSGGKIAFPVPARALLGLTIDSYQPAACPLCREGRPAVKPGSRFVRAGR, encoded by the coding sequence ATGGACTCTGGCGAGCAATTCCTCAAGCTTTTCGAATCCGCAGGGGCCATCCGCCGCGGCCATTTCGAGCTTTCCAGCGGTCTGCACAGCGCCATGTACGTGCAGTGCGCCCTGGTGCTGCAGTATCCCCGTTACGCGGAGCGCCTGGGCGCGGCCCTGGCGACCTGCTTCGCGCAGGACCGCGTCGAAGCTGTCGTCTCCCCGGCCATGGGCGGCGTCATCATCGGCCAAGAGGTGGCCCGTGCTCTTCCCGCCCCTCCGGGCGACTCCGGTGGCGGCACTCCCGCGCTGTTCGTCGAGCGCGATGCCGGCGGCTCCATGTCCCTGCGCCGCGGCTTTAGCCTCAACCCCGGCCAGCGCGTCCTGGTCGTCGAAGACGTCTGGACCACCGGCGGCTCCACCCTCGAAACCATCCGTGTGGTGCAAGAGGCCGGCGGCGTGGTCGTGGCCGTGGGCGCGCTCATCGACCGCAGCGGCGGCAAGATCGCCTTTCCCGTTCCAGCGCGCGCCCTGCTCGGCCTGACCATTGACAGCTACCAGCCCGCCGCCTGCCCCCTCTGCCGCGAGGGCCGCCCCGCCGTCAAACCCGGCAGCCGCTTCGTCCGCGCCGGGCGCTGA
- a CDS encoding TolC family protein translates to MSFARSLFAAWLALVLGAGPGTPLFAQEAAQQPGTPAVKTAPGAAQQPGTPAAKTTPGATPLSLQLSTHNFSRAPRAFPNLINPYRPIKLEPPNLENSLRLEQLIHDGKLEISLRETIELALENNLDIVVQRYNPWIADTDILRTLGGGTGRGLSGTGTATSLGSIPPLNFDPTLTSTIAYDDRTTPVNNPFTAGTGTAALTSLKTHTAQYNMQYSQGFWTGTGLGVSWNNTRSSTSSPAALFNPSVQSSLFVSIQQELLNGFGLLPNTRNIRIAKNNRKIADLQFEQQAITTITGTINTYWELVYARENVKVQERAVGVAEKLYSDNKKQVEIGTMAPIDVVRAESEVATNRQNLIVAQTVLLQQQQALKNAISKNPLDAKLIDVEIIPTDLPAKPEQIEAPTFAEALREAFANRPDLRQQDYNLKNADISVRATRNALLPVASVSAQYGTVGLAGNSALLGTPSVVAGTPVVDASGLPVTVLDASNAPIPIYLPQSVPNVTGLAKDGLGGAMSQVFHNQFPDYAVQFSLTIPLRNRQAQADNQRALLAQRQLEAQVQQLKNAALLDVRNAYIALEQDRARVEAAVKARVLQEQTFDAEQKKYQLGASTVFLVIQTQRDLTTAQGNELRALVDLVKAKADYERALGRTLDVNRVTLADAKSGEVERETLIPGTLHGEVVGTSKGN, encoded by the coding sequence ATGTCGTTCGCTCGTTCGCTATTCGCGGCTTGGCTGGCACTGGTGCTGGGCGCCGGCCCGGGCACTCCGCTATTTGCACAGGAAGCGGCGCAGCAGCCCGGCACGCCGGCGGTAAAGACCGCGCCCGGCGCGGCGCAGCAGCCCGGCACGCCGGCGGCAAAGACCACGCCCGGCGCGACGCCGCTCTCGCTGCAGCTCTCCACGCACAATTTTTCGCGCGCGCCGCGGGCGTTCCCCAACCTCATCAATCCCTATCGGCCAATCAAGCTGGAGCCGCCGAACCTGGAGAATTCGCTGCGGCTGGAGCAGTTGATCCACGACGGGAAGCTCGAGATCAGCCTGCGGGAGACGATCGAATTGGCGCTGGAAAACAACCTGGACATCGTGGTGCAGCGCTACAACCCGTGGATCGCGGACACGGACATCCTGCGCACGCTGGGAGGCGGTACGGGCCGGGGACTTTCGGGCACGGGAACGGCGACGTCGCTGGGCTCGATTCCCCCGCTGAATTTCGATCCGACCCTGACGTCGACAATCGCGTATGACGACCGCACCACGCCCGTGAACAACCCCTTCACGGCGGGGACCGGCACAGCGGCGCTGACCAGCCTGAAGACGCACACGGCGCAGTACAACATGCAATATTCGCAGGGCTTCTGGACGGGCACGGGCCTGGGGGTTTCCTGGAACAATACGCGAAGCTCGACCAGCTCTCCGGCGGCGCTGTTCAATCCGTCGGTGCAGAGTTCGCTGTTTGTTTCCATTCAGCAGGAACTGCTGAACGGCTTCGGGCTGCTGCCGAACACGCGCAACATCCGCATCGCCAAGAACAACCGCAAGATCGCGGACCTGCAGTTCGAGCAGCAGGCCATCACCACGATCACGGGGACGATCAACACCTACTGGGAGCTGGTGTACGCGCGGGAGAACGTGAAGGTGCAGGAGCGCGCGGTGGGGGTCGCGGAGAAGCTCTATTCCGACAACAAGAAGCAGGTGGAGATCGGCACGATGGCGCCGATCGACGTGGTGCGCGCGGAATCCGAGGTGGCGACCAACCGGCAAAACCTGATCGTGGCCCAGACGGTGCTGCTGCAACAGCAGCAGGCGCTGAAAAACGCCATTTCCAAGAATCCGCTGGATGCGAAACTGATAGACGTGGAAATCATCCCCACGGATCTGCCGGCCAAGCCGGAGCAGATCGAGGCGCCGACGTTTGCGGAAGCACTGAGAGAGGCGTTTGCCAACCGGCCGGACCTGCGGCAGCAGGACTACAACCTGAAGAACGCGGACATCAGCGTGCGGGCGACGCGCAATGCGCTGTTACCCGTGGCGTCCGTCAGCGCGCAGTACGGCACGGTGGGGCTGGCGGGCAATTCCGCCCTTCTGGGGACGCCGTCGGTAGTGGCGGGCACGCCGGTGGTGGACGCCAGCGGATTGCCGGTCACCGTGCTCGACGCCAGCAATGCGCCCATTCCGATTTATCTGCCGCAGAGCGTGCCGAATGTCACGGGCCTGGCGAAAGACGGGCTGGGCGGGGCGATGAGCCAGGTGTTCCACAATCAGTTTCCGGACTACGCGGTGCAGTTCAGCCTGACCATTCCCCTGCGCAACCGGCAGGCGCAAGCGGACAATCAGCGCGCGCTGCTGGCGCAGAGACAGCTCGAGGCACAAGTGCAGCAGCTCAAGAATGCGGCGCTGCTGGACGTGCGCAACGCGTACATCGCGCTGGAACAGGACCGGGCGCGGGTGGAGGCGGCGGTGAAGGCGCGGGTGCTGCAGGAACAGACGTTTGACGCCGAGCAGAAGAAGTACCAGCTGGGGGCATCGACGGTATTTCTGGTGATTCAGACGCAGCGCGACCTGACCACGGCGCAGGGCAACGAACTGCGCGCGCTGGTGGACCTGGTCAAGGCCAAGGCGGATTACGAGCGGGCTCTGGGACGGACGCTGGACGTGAACCGCGTGACGCTGGCCGACGCCAAGAGCGGCGAGGTGGAGCGGGAAACGCTGATCCCGGGAACGCTGCACGGCGAGGTAGTGGGCACTTCGAAGGGCAATTAG
- a CDS encoding methylmalonyl-CoA mutase family protein: MAEQDKGLTQTVAASEASSAHREPSAKERAWEENTLRPTLEKSPERLPEFTTISGYPIRRLYTPADLPGFDADRDLGLPGEPPYTRGIHSTMHRGRLWTMRQFAGFGTAEDTNQRFRYLLAQGQTGLSTAFDLPTLMGYDSDHALAEGEVGKCGVAISSLADMEVLFDKIPLADVTTSMTINSPAAIIWAMYLAVAEKQGADWKKISGTIQNDILKEYIAQKEYIYPPEPSMRLVIDTFEFGVKNTPKFNTISISGYHIREAGSTAIQELAFTLRDGMEYVEYALRRGLNVDEFGPQLSFFFNAHSDFFEEIAKYRAARRIWHKAMVERYGAKGARSWALRFHTQTAGCSLTAQQPYNNVVRTAIQALAAVLGGTQSLHTNSLDEAWALPTEFAATIALRTQQIIAHETGVTNTVDPLGGSYFVETLTNEIERAAWDYIHKIDAMGGMVAAIERSYPQREIAEASYRYQMAVDHKEKIMVGVNDYVADEKPLEILQIDETVAHRQAERLSKLRAERSNDEVARRLGALRKAAEGKDNLMPFLYDAVKAYATLGEICDAMRAVFGTYEEVAIT; this comes from the coding sequence ATGGCTGAACAGGACAAGGGACTCACGCAGACTGTAGCCGCCTCCGAGGCTTCCTCCGCGCACCGCGAACCCTCGGCCAAAGAGCGCGCATGGGAAGAAAACACGCTGCGGCCCACCCTGGAGAAGAGCCCGGAGCGGCTGCCGGAATTCACGACCATCTCAGGCTATCCGATCCGCCGCCTGTACACTCCGGCCGATCTTCCCGGCTTCGACGCCGACCGCGACCTGGGCTTGCCCGGCGAACCGCCGTACACGCGGGGCATTCATTCGACAATGCACCGCGGGCGGCTGTGGACCATGCGGCAGTTTGCAGGGTTCGGCACCGCCGAGGACACCAACCAGCGCTTCCGCTACCTGCTCGCGCAGGGACAGACGGGCCTGTCCACGGCGTTCGACCTGCCGACCCTGATGGGATACGACTCCGATCATGCTCTTGCGGAGGGCGAAGTCGGCAAGTGCGGCGTGGCCATCTCTTCCCTGGCGGACATGGAAGTGCTCTTCGACAAGATTCCGCTGGCCGATGTAACCACGTCGATGACCATCAATTCGCCCGCGGCGATTATCTGGGCCATGTACCTGGCGGTGGCGGAAAAGCAGGGTGCGGACTGGAAGAAGATCTCCGGAACGATCCAGAACGACATTCTGAAGGAATACATCGCGCAGAAGGAGTACATCTACCCGCCGGAACCCTCGATGCGGCTGGTGATCGACACGTTCGAATTCGGGGTGAAGAACACGCCGAAGTTCAACACCATCTCCATCAGCGGGTATCACATCCGCGAGGCGGGATCGACGGCCATCCAGGAGCTGGCGTTCACGCTGCGCGACGGCATGGAGTACGTGGAATACGCGCTGCGCCGCGGGCTGAACGTGGACGAGTTCGGGCCGCAGCTGTCATTTTTCTTCAACGCGCACAGCGATTTCTTCGAAGAGATCGCCAAGTACCGCGCGGCGCGGCGCATCTGGCACAAGGCCATGGTCGAGCGCTACGGCGCGAAGGGCGCGCGGTCGTGGGCGCTGCGCTTCCACACGCAGACGGCGGGATGCTCGCTGACGGCGCAGCAGCCGTACAACAACGTGGTGCGCACGGCGATCCAGGCGCTGGCCGCGGTGCTGGGCGGAACGCAGTCGCTGCATACCAACTCGCTGGACGAAGCCTGGGCGTTGCCCACGGAGTTCGCGGCCACGATCGCGCTGCGCACGCAGCAGATCATCGCCCACGAGACCGGGGTGACCAATACGGTGGATCCGCTGGGCGGCTCGTATTTCGTGGAGACGCTGACCAACGAGATCGAGCGCGCCGCGTGGGACTACATCCACAAGATCGACGCCATGGGCGGGATGGTGGCGGCGATCGAGCGCAGCTATCCGCAGCGCGAGATAGCCGAGGCTTCCTACCGCTACCAGATGGCCGTGGACCACAAGGAAAAGATCATGGTCGGGGTCAACGACTACGTGGCCGACGAAAAGCCGCTGGAGATTCTGCAGATTGACGAGACCGTGGCGCACCGCCAGGCGGAACGCCTGAGCAAGCTGCGCGCGGAGCGGTCCAACGACGAAGTGGCCCGGCGGCTGGGCGCGCTGCGCAAGGCCGCCGAGGGCAAAGACAACCTGATGCCCTTCCTCTACGACGCGGTGAAGGCGTATGCGACGCTTGGGGAGATCTGCGACGCCATGCGCGCCGTCTTCGGCACCTACGAGGAAGTCGCAATCACCTAA
- a CDS encoding cobalamin B12-binding domain-containing protein: MPEKKIRVLIAKPGLDGHDRGAKVIARALRDAGMEVIYTGLRQTPEMIASAAVQEDVDVIGLSILSGAHNTICPQLLNLLREKGMPDVTVLVGGIIPEADIAALKKAGIAEIFLPGTSTQDIVAFIHKRHGQQA, from the coding sequence ATGCCTGAGAAGAAGATTCGAGTGTTGATTGCCAAGCCGGGGCTGGATGGGCATGACCGCGGCGCCAAAGTGATCGCGCGGGCGTTGCGCGATGCGGGCATGGAAGTAATCTACACCGGCTTGCGGCAGACGCCGGAGATGATCGCTTCGGCGGCGGTGCAGGAGGACGTGGACGTCATCGGCCTGTCGATTCTGTCCGGGGCGCACAATACGATCTGCCCGCAACTGCTGAACCTGCTGCGCGAAAAGGGCATGCCGGATGTGACCGTGCTGGTCGGCGGGATTATCCCGGAAGCGGACATTGCCGCGCTCAAGAAGGCAGGCATCGCAGAGATTTTCCTCCCCGGCACCTCCACGCAGGACATCGTGGCCTTCATCCACAAGCGCCACGGGCAACAGGCGTAA